One region of Miscanthus floridulus cultivar M001 chromosome 19, ASM1932011v1, whole genome shotgun sequence genomic DNA includes:
- the LOC136528007 gene encoding small ribosomal subunit protein uS8z/uS8w-like → MVRVSVLNDALKSMYNAEKRGKRQVMIRPSSKVIIKFLTVMQRHGYIGEFEYVDDHRAGKIVVELNGRLNKCGVISPRFDVGVKEIEEWTARLLPSRQVA, encoded by the exons ATGGTGAGGGTCAGTGTGCTCAATGATGCGCTCAAGTCCATGTACAATGCTGAGAAGAGGGGGAAAAGGCAGGTcatgatcaggccgtcatccaaggtgatCATCAAGTTCTTGACAGTCATGCAGCGTCATG GCTACATTGGTGAGTTCGAATATGTGGATGACCACCGTGCTGGGAAGATTGTGGTGGAACTGAATGGAAGACTAAACAAATGTGGTGTTATTAGCCCTCGCTTTGATGTTGGCGTAAAGGAGATCGAAGAATGGACTGCGAGGCTGCTCCCATCTCGTCAG GTAGCATGA
- the LOC136528005 gene encoding MLO-like protein 9, with protein sequence MGGGGGNTRELDQTPTWAVASVCGVIVIISILLEKGLHHVGEFFSHRKKKAMVEALEKVKAELMVLGFISLLLVFGQNYIIKICISNHAANTMLPCKLKAVEAVGGHGKEPAEGAAAGGDKGHGKKEGAVPGKKKAAAAAAEHLGGVLDWPPPYYAHNARMLGEANMKTKCPEGKVSLISINGLHQLHIFIFFLAVFHVSYSAITMALGRAKIRAWKVWEKEAAGQDYEFSNDPTRFRFTHETSFVRNHMNVLNKFPASFYISNFFRQFFRSVRQADYSALRHSFVNVHLAPGSKFDFQKYIKRSLEDDFKVIVGISPPLWASALIFLFLNVNGWHTMLWISIMPVVIILSVGTKLQGIICRMAIDITERHAVVQGIPLVQVSDSYFWFAKPPFVLFLIHFTLFQNGFQIIYFLWILYEYGMDSCFNDSKRFVFARLCLGVVVQVLCSYVTLPLYALVSQMGSTMKQSIFDEQTSKALKNWRAGAKKKHPISSKHEHGGGGGSPTAGGSPTKADGDA encoded by the exons atggggggcggcggcggcaacaCGCGGGAGCTGGACCAGACGCCGACATGGGCGGTGGCGTCGGTGTGCGGCGTGATCGTGATCATCTCCATCCTGCTGGAGAAGGGGCTCCACCACGTGGGCGAGTTCTTCTCCCACCGCAAGAAGAAGGCCATGGTGGAGGCCCTGGAGAAGGTGAAGGCGGAGCTCATGGTGCTGGGCTTCATCTCCCTCCTGCTCGTGTTCGGCCAGAACTACATCATCAAGATCTGCATCAGCAACCACGCCGCCAACACCATGCTCCCCTGCAAGCTCAAGGCCGTCGAGGCCGTCGGCGGCCACGGCAAGGAGCCCGCGGAGGGCGCCGCCGCCGGGGGCGATAAGGGGCACGGCAAGAAGGAGGGCGCCGTCCCTGGAAAGAagaaggccgccgccgccgccgccgagcacctCGGCGGCGTGCTCGACTGGCCGCCGCCCTACTACGCGCACAATGCGAGGATGCTGGGGGAGGCGAACATGAAGACCAAGTGCCCCGAGGGGAAGGTGTCGCTCATCTCCATCAACGGCCTGCACCAGCTgcacatcttcatcttcttcctcgccgTCTTTCACGTCTCCTACAGTGCCATCACCATGGCGCTCGGCAGGGCCAAG ATACGTGCATGGAAAGTGTGGGAAAAAGAAGCTGCAGGCCAAGACTACGAGTTCTCCAATG ACCCGACGCGGTTCAGGTTCACCCACGAGACTTCCTTCGTGAGGAACCATATGAATGTGCTCAACAAATTCCCAGCATCCTTCTACATC AGCAACTTCTTCCGGCAGTTCTTCAGATCCGTGAGGCAGGCAGACTACTCCGCGCTGCGCCACAGCTTTGTCAAC GTGCATCTTGCCCCTGGCAGCAAGTTTGATTTCCAGAAGTACATCAAGCGGTCACTGGAGGACGACTTCAAGGTGATCGTGGGGATCAGTCCTCCCCTCTGGGCTTCtgctctcatcttcctcttcctaAATGTCAATG GATGGCACACCATGCTCTGGATATCCATCATGCCGGTGGTGATCATCCTGTCCGTGGGGACCAAGCTGCAGGGCATCATCTGCCGCATGGCCATCGACATCACGGAGCGGCACGCCGTGGTCCAGGGCATCCCGCTCGTGCAAGTCAGCGACTCCTACTTCTGGTTCGCAAAACCACCCTTCGTGCTCTTCCTCATCCACTTCACCCTCTTCCAG AATGGCTTCCAGATCATCTACTTCCTCTGGATTCTG TATGAGTACGGTATGGACTCGTGCTTCAATGACTCCAAACGATTCGTCTTTGCACGCCTCTGCCTTGG GGTGGTGGTCCAGGTGCTGTGCAGCTACGTGACGCTCCCGCTGTACGCGCTCGTCTCCCAGATGGGCTCCACCATGAAGCAGTCCATCTTCGACGAGCAGACCTCCAAGGCCCTCAAGAACTGGCGCGCCGGCGCCAAGAAGAAGCACCCCATCAGCTCCAAGCacgagcacggcggcggcgggggctccCCCACCGCCGGCGGCAGCCCCACCAAGGCCGACGGCGACGCGTAG